In one Pasteuria penetrans genomic region, the following are encoded:
- a CDS encoding superoxide dismutase codes for MKGVTKYELPPLPYDLRALEPHIDALTMEIHHGRHHAMYVGNLNAALEKVDVEGKSIEELLGSLDTLPEKVRTAVRNNGGGHANHSLFWQILSPEGGGQPGGDLAKDIDKTFGSFDAFKKNFTEAATKRFGSGWTWLVWDGKALQVLSTPNQDSPLMQGLSPIMGLDVWEHSYYLRYQNKRPAYIEAFWNIVYWPEVESRYSRVRSGSLA; via the coding sequence ATCAAAGGGGTCACAAAGTATGAGTTGCCACCTTTGCCCTACGATTTAAGGGCTTTGGAGCCGCATATCGATGCATTGACAATGGAGATCCATCATGGTCGTCATCATGCCATGTATGTGGGTAACTTGAACGCTGCTTTGGAAAAAGTCGACGTGGAGGGTAAGTCGATTGAGGAATTATTGGGTTCCCTAGATACGTTGCCTGAAAAAGTCAGGACCGCTGTGCGAAACAACGGCGGTGGGCATGCCAATCACTCATTATTTTGGCAGATTCTTAGTCCTGAGGGCGGTGGGCAACCCGGGGGTGATCTTGCTAAGGATATTGACAAGACTTTCGGTAGTTTCGATGCTTTCAAGAAGAATTTTACGGAGGCGGCTACCAAGCGCTTTGGTAGCGGCTGGACCTGGTTGGTTTGGGACGGTAAGGCCTTACAGGTGCTCAGTACCCCTAATCAGGACAGTCCTCTGATGCAAGGATTGTCCCCCATCATGGGTTTGGATGTCTGGGAGCATTCCTACTATTTGCGTTACCAAAACAAGCGTCCTGCTTATATAGAAGCCTTTTGGAACATTGTGTACTGGCCAGAGGTAGAGAGTCGTTATTCTAGGGTACGCAGCGGATCTCTAGCCTGA